In a single window of the Candidatus Kaiserbacteria bacterium genome:
- a CDS encoding type II toxin-antitoxin system mRNA interferase toxin, RelE/StbE family has product MNIAYTPQFVRMFRRLEHALKEEAIEKIELFTEDPTHSQLKAHKLKGKLKNRYSFSVNYQIRIIYTPISKNEVALLAIGDHDVYK; this is encoded by the coding sequence AGTTTGTAAGAATGTTTCGAAGACTTGAGCATGCCCTCAAAGAAGAGGCTATTGAAAAAATTGAACTGTTTACAGAAGATCCTACACATTCGCAACTCAAGGCACATAAGCTCAAAGGAAAATTAAAGAACCGATACAGCTTCTCAGTGAACTACCAGATTCGAATTATTTATACGCCTATTTCAAAAAACGAGGTCGCGCTTCTTGCAATCGGTGATCACGATGTATATAAATAG